In one window of Frigoriglobus tundricola DNA:
- a CDS encoding response regulator has product MEAVPLRVMCVDDNQDAADSAAVLLELYGCEVAVCYDGPSALAEALRFSPDVCLIDFNMPGMSGCELAERLRQWRRSRPVFLIAVTANGTDAAREMTTTAGFDRHLVKPVDWSELSAILSDIEHALGRAEGVSKRVQRGH; this is encoded by the coding sequence GTGGAAGCCGTGCCACTCCGAGTGATGTGCGTGGACGACAACCAGGACGCGGCCGACTCGGCGGCGGTCCTGTTGGAACTCTACGGCTGCGAGGTCGCGGTGTGTTACGACGGCCCCTCGGCCCTTGCCGAGGCGCTGCGCTTTTCACCGGACGTGTGCCTGATCGACTTTAACATGCCGGGGATGAGCGGGTGCGAACTGGCCGAGCGCCTCCGCCAGTGGCGCCGGTCCCGGCCGGTCTTTTTGATTGCGGTCACCGCCAACGGCACGGACGCGGCGCGGGAAATGACCACCACCGCCGGGTTCGATCGGCACCTCGTTAAGCCCGTCGATTGGAGCGAACTCTCGGCGATCCTGTCCGACATCGAGCACGCCCTCGGTCGGGCCGAGGGCGTCTCGAAGCGG
- a CDS encoding DUF1328 domain-containing protein — protein sequence MASWAIMFFVVALIAALFGFGGIAGDAAWIGQVLLFVFLVLAVISLISGRRRTTDI from the coding sequence ATGGCAAGCTGGGCAATTATGTTCTTCGTGGTGGCACTCATCGCGGCCCTGTTCGGCTTCGGCGGGATCGCGGGCGACGCGGCGTGGATCGGTCAGGTCCTGCTGTTCGTCTTCCTGGTCCTCGCGGTGATCTCGCTCATCTCGGGGCGCCGCCGCACGACCGACATCTAA